The following coding sequences lie in one Sesamum indicum cultivar Zhongzhi No. 13 linkage group LG9, S_indicum_v1.0, whole genome shotgun sequence genomic window:
- the LOC105170624 gene encoding L-ascorbate oxidase homolog, producing MVFYTKMIFAVLFLCFSATCVIAGDPTLEFEWKVTYGTIAPLGVPQQGILINGQFPGPAINCTSNNNIVVNVFNQLDEPFLLTWAGIQQRKNSWQDGTPGAMCPILPGKNYTYRFQVKDQIGTYFYFPTTALHRASGGIGMLKVHSRPLIPIPYDNPAEEYPVLLGDWYNKGHKTLKSILDSGRSIGRPDGIQINGQSSKVGDANAKPLFTFEAGKTYKLRVCNVGLRLSVNFRVQGHTLKVVEVEGSHNVQNLYDSLDLHVGQCMSVLVTADQTPKDYYFVASSRFAQHPLSTVAVIRYVNGNGAASPELPPPPPENTKGIAWSISQFRSFRWNLTSNAARPNPQGSYKYGKINITRTIKIANSRSSSNGKLRFGINGVSHVDAETPLKLAEYYGVADKVFTYNLMKDEPQEGDKVEVAPNVVNGTYRNFVEIIFENHEKTIQTWHLDGFSFFAVAIEPGRWSPEKRKNYNLLDALSRNTIQVYPNSWAAVMTTLDNAGMWNLRSEMRERAYLGQQLYLSVVSEARSLRDEYSLPETQELCGIVKSLPKPAPYT from the coding sequence ATGGTGTTCTACACCAAGATGATCTTTGCCGTGTTGTTTCTCTGCTTCTCGGCCACCTGTGTCATTGCAGGGGACCCTACTCTCGAGTTCGAATGGAAGGTCACTTATGGTACCATTGCACCTCTTGGCGTCCCACAACAGGGCATTCTTATCAATGGTCAGTTCCCTGGACCAGCCATCAATTGTACCTCTAACAACAACATCGTCGTTAATGTCTTCAATCAGCTCGACGAGCCTTTCCTCCTCACTTGGGCGGGTATCCAACAGAGGAAGAATTCTTGGCAGGATGGCACTCCCGGTGCTATGTGCCCCATCCTCCCTGGAAAGAACTACACCTATCGCTTCCAGGTCAAGGACCAGATCGGAACCTACTTCTACTTCCCTACCACCGCTCTCCACAGGGCCTCTGGTGGTATCGGTATGCTCAAGGTCCACAGCCGACCCCTTATCCCCATCCCCTATGACAATCCCGCCGAGGAGTATCCTGTTCTTCTTGGGGATTGGTACAACAAGGGCCACAAGACCCTAAAGAGCATTCTTGATTCTGGTCGCTCCATCGGCAGGCCTGATGGCATCCAAATTAATGGCCAATCCAGCAAGGTCGGCGACGCCAATGCTAAGCCCCTTTTCACTTTTGAGGCTGGCAAGACTTATAAATTGAGGGTTTGCAACGTCGGTCTCAGGCTCTCCGTCAACTTCAGAGTCCAGGGCCATACCCTGAAGGTGGTCGAAGTGGAGGGATCCCACAACGTACAGAATCTCTACGACTCTCTGGACCTTCATGTTGGGCAATGCATGTCCGTGCTGGTCACAGCTGACCAAACCCCCAAGGACTACTACTTCGTGGCGTCCAGCAGGTTCGCCCAGCATCCTCTCTCAACTGTGGCCGTCATTCGTTATGTTAACGGAAATGGGGCTGCATCACCTGAGCTCCCACCACCACCTCCCGAGAACACCAAGGGCATTGCCTGGTCCATCAGCCAATTCCGCTCCTTCAGGTGGAACCTCACATCCAATGCTGCACGTCCCAACCCACAAGGCTCCTACAAGTACGGCAAGATCAACATCACCCGCACCATCAAGATTGCTAACTCTCGCTCTTCCTCCAATGGCAAGCTCAGATTTGGCATCAACGGTGTGTCACATGTGGACGCAGAGACCCCATTGAAGTTGGCAGAATACTACGGTGTGGCTGACAAAGTATTCACTTACAATCTGATGAAGGACGAGCCTCAAGAGGGTGACAAAGTGGAAGTGGCCCCCAACGTGGTGAATGGAACATACAGAAACTTTGTGGAGATCATCTTTGAGAACCACGAGAAGACCATCCAAACCTGGCACTTGGATGGATTCTCCTTCTTTGCAGTCGCGATAGAGCCCGGGAGGTGGAGCCCTGAGAAGAGGAAGAACTACAACTTGTTGGATGCATTGAGCAGGAACACCATTCAGGTGTACCCCAACTCATGGGCGGCGGTGATGACCACATTGGACAATGCGGGTATGTGGAACTTGAGGTCGGAGATGCGCGAGAGAGCATATCTCGGACAGCAGCTCTACCTGAGCGTAGTCTCTGAAGCACGCTCATTGAGGGATGAGTACTCACTGCCTGAAACTCAAGAGCTCTGCGGTATCGTTAAGTCTCTGCCGAAGCCTGCTCCATACacttga
- the LOC105170626 gene encoding alpha-ketoglutarate-dependent dioxygenase alkB homolog 6 isoform X2, whose amino-acid sequence MCVTQSISLYCFCSDFRITGEVPPWLKLVTNRIYEESRLFPSAINHVLINEYLPDQGIMPHQDGPAYVPVVAILSLGSPVVMDFVPHPSFCGTATDISGNNGEDIISKPDNIKMSSGEYLSEYRPFSVALMPRSLLIFKDKAYSDFLHGIKDCEFQRFDEAVNVTNCLKSEAQLAHTISGLKIDGEAGDNVIHRTGTRVSLTCRVVTKVHKHLIKL is encoded by the exons ATGTGTGTTACTCAATCCATCTCCCTTTACTGCTTCTGTTCTGATTTCCGCATAACAGGAGAAG TGCCACCTTGGCTAAAACTCGTGACAAATAGGATATACGAGGAATCAAGGTTGTTTCCATCAGCAATTAATCATGTGCTTATCAATGAATATCTTCCTGATCAAGGAATTATG CCACACCAGGATGGACCTGCGTATGTGCCGGTGGTGGCAATCCTATCTCTTGGATCGCCTGTTGTTATGGACTTTGTTCCACATCCTAGTTTTTGTGGAACTGCTACAGACATATCAGGAAACAATGGCGAAGATATCATTTCTAAACCAGATAATATAAAGATGAGTTCTGGGGAATATTTGAGTGAATACCGTCCCTTTTCAGTGGCCTTGATGCCTCGCAGCTTGCTGATATTTAAAGATAAAGCATACTCAG ACTTTTTGCACGGCATAAAAGATTGTGAGTTTCAGCGATTTGATGAG GCTGTAAATGTTACCAATTGTCTGAAAAGTGAAGCACAATTAGCACATACGATTTCAGGGTTGAAGATTGATGGGGAAGCTGGAGACAATGTCATTCACAGGACTGGTACAAGAGTTTCTCTTACATGCCGGGTCGTGACGAAAGTTCACAAACATTTGATAAAGCTTTAG
- the LOC105170625 gene encoding L-ascorbate oxidase homolog: MVFYTKMIFAVLFLCFSATCVIAGDPTLEFEWKVTYGTIAPLGVPQQGILINGQFPGPAINCTSNNNIVVNVFNQLDEPFLLTWAGIQQRKNSWQDGTPGAMCPILPGKNYTYRFQVKDQIGTYFYFPTTALHRASGGIGMLKVHSRPLIPIPYDNPAEEYPVLLGDWYNKGHKTLKSILDSGRSIGRPDGIQINGQSSKVGDANAKPLFTFEAGNTYKLRVCNVGLRLSVNFRVQGHTMKVVEVEGSHTVQNLYDSLDLHVGQCMSVLVTADQTPKDYYFVASSRFAQHPHSTVAVIRYANGNGAASPELPPPPPENTKGIAWSISQFRSFRWNLTSNAARPNPQGSYKYGKINITRTIKIANSRSSSNGKLRFGINGVSHVDAETPLKLAEYYGVADKVFTYNLMKDEPQEGDKVEVAPNVVNGTYRNFVEIIFENHEKTIQTWHLDGFSFFAVAIEPGRWSPEKRKNYNLLDAVSRNTIQVYPNSWAAVMTTLDNAGMWNLRSEMRERAYLGQQFYLSVVSEARSLRDEYSLPETQELCGIVKSLPKPAPYT, encoded by the coding sequence ATGGTGTTCTACACCAAGATGATCTTTGCCGTGTTGTTTCTCTGCTTCTCGGCCACCTGTGTCATTGCAGGGGACCCTACTCTCGAGTTCGAATGGAAGGTCACTTATGGTACCATTGCACCTCTTGGCGTCCCACAACAGGGCATTCTTATCAATGGTCAGTTCCCTGGACCAGCCATCAATTGTACCTCTAACAACAACATCGTCGTTAATGTCTTCAATCAGCTCGACGAGCCTTTCCTCCTCACTTGGGCGGGTATCCAACAGAGGAAGAATTCTTGGCAGGATGGCACTCCCGGTGCTATGTGCCCCATCCTCCCTGGAAAGAACTACACCTATCGCTTCCAGGTCAAGGACCAGATCGGAACCTACTTCTACTTCCCTACCACCGCTCTCCACAGGGCCTCTGGTGGTATCGGTATGCTCAAGGTCCACAGCCGGCCCCTTATCCCCATCCCCTATGACAATCCCGCCGAGGAGTATCCTGTTCTTCTTGGGGATTGGTACAACAAGGGCCACAAGACCCTAAAGAGCATTCTTGATTCTGGTCGCTCCATCGGCAGGCCTGATGGCATCCAAATTAATGGCCAATCCAGCAAGGTCGGCGACGCCAATGCTAAGCCCCTTTTCACTTTCGAGGCTGGCAACACTTATAAATTGAGGGTTTGCAACGTCGGTCTCAGGCTCTCTGTCAACTTCAGAGTCCAGGGCCATACCATGAAGGTGGTCGAAGTGGAGGGATCCCACACCGTGCAGAATCTCTATGACTCTTTGGACCTTCATGTTGGGCAATGCATGTCCGTGCTGGTGACAGCTGACCAAACCCCCAAGGACTACTACTTCGTGGCTTCCAGCAGGTTCGCCCAGCATCCTCACTCAACTGTAGCCGTCATTCGTTATGCTAACGGAAATGGGGCTGCATCACCTGAGCTCCCACCACCACCTCCCGAGAACACCAAGGGCATTGCCTGGTCCATCAGCCAATTCCGCTCCTTCAGGTGGAACCTCACATCCAATGCTGCACGTCCCAACCCACAAGGCTCCTACAAGTACGGCAAGATCAACATCACCCGCACCATCAAGATTGCTAACTCTCGCTCTTCCTCCAATGGCAAGCTCAGATTTGGCATCAACGGTGTGTCACATGTGGACGCAGAGACCCCATTGAAGTTGGCAGAATACTACGGTGTGGCTGACAAAGTATTCACTTACAATCTGATGAAGGACGAGCCTCAAGAGGGTGACAAAGTGGAAGTGGCCCCCAACGTGGTGAATGGAACATACAGAAACTTTGTGGAGATCATCTTTGAGAACCACGAGAAGACCATCCAAACCTGGCACTTGGATGGATTCTCCTTCTTTGCAGTTGCGATAGAGCCCGGGAGGTGGAGCCCTGAGAAGAGGAAGAACTACAACTTGTTGGATGCAGTGAGCAGGAACACGATTCAGGTGTACCCCAACTCATGGGCAGCAGTGATGACCACATTGGACAATGCGGGTATGTGGAACCTGAGGTCGGAGATGCGCGAGAGAGCATATTTGGGGCAGCAGTTCTACCTCAGCGTAGTCTCTGAAGCACGCTCATTGAGGGATGAGTACTCACTGCCTGAAACTCAAGAGCTCTGCGGTATCGTTAAGTCATTGCCGAAGCCTGCTCCATACActtaa
- the LOC105170626 gene encoding alpha-ketoglutarate-dependent dioxygenase alkB homolog 6 isoform X1, with translation MEEIVSTEKVIASNEFVVGSVPTVFYIPDYITAAEEDQLLNNIYQASISKWKSLKNRRLQNWGGVVHEKGLLAQDLPPWLKLVTNRIYEESRLFPSAINHVLINEYLPDQGIMPHQDGPAYVPVVAILSLGSPVVMDFVPHPSFCGTATDISGNNGEDIISKPDNIKMSSGEYLSEYRPFSVALMPRSLLIFKDKAYSDFLHGIKDCEFQRFDEAVNVTNCLKSEAQLAHTISGLKIDGEAGDNVIHRTGTRVSLTCRVVTKVHKHLIKL, from the exons atgGAAGAAATAGTGTCAACCGAAAAGGTTATAGCTTCAAACGAATTCGTTGTCGGGTCCGTGCCGACCGTCTTTTACATTCCCGACTACATTACTGCTGCTGAAGAAGACCAGCTCTTGAATAAC ATTTACCAAGCGTCGATTTCCAAGTGGAAATCTTTGAAGAATAGGAGACTACAAAATTGGG GAGGTGTAGTGCACGAAAAGGGTCTTCTCGCCCAAGATT TGCCACCTTGGCTAAAACTCGTGACAAATAGGATATACGAGGAATCAAGGTTGTTTCCATCAGCAATTAATCATGTGCTTATCAATGAATATCTTCCTGATCAAGGAATTATG CCACACCAGGATGGACCTGCGTATGTGCCGGTGGTGGCAATCCTATCTCTTGGATCGCCTGTTGTTATGGACTTTGTTCCACATCCTAGTTTTTGTGGAACTGCTACAGACATATCAGGAAACAATGGCGAAGATATCATTTCTAAACCAGATAATATAAAGATGAGTTCTGGGGAATATTTGAGTGAATACCGTCCCTTTTCAGTGGCCTTGATGCCTCGCAGCTTGCTGATATTTAAAGATAAAGCATACTCAG ACTTTTTGCACGGCATAAAAGATTGTGAGTTTCAGCGATTTGATGAG GCTGTAAATGTTACCAATTGTCTGAAAAGTGAAGCACAATTAGCACATACGATTTCAGGGTTGAAGATTGATGGGGAAGCTGGAGACAATGTCATTCACAGGACTGGTACAAGAGTTTCTCTTACATGCCGGGTCGTGACGAAAGTTCACAAACATTTGATAAAGCTTTAG